A window from Roseburia sp. 499 encodes these proteins:
- a CDS encoding methyltransferase family protein, giving the protein MNKYQIAGLILLAIYYAAYFIKMIGQRKKGIQTRQLGVGKKAKRTVMIEKTLQVVSVLTVIVELASVIINTGDSTSTALRLTGLGIAALGTVTFITAMLTMQDSWRAGIPEKDSTSLVTRGIYRISRNPVFLGFDLIYIGIGISFFNIILLVVSIVGIVMMHLQILEEEKFLVEAFGTGYEEYRKQVGRYFIWI; this is encoded by the coding sequence ATGAATAAATATCAAATCGCAGGACTTATTCTATTAGCAATTTATTATGCCGCATATTTTATTAAAATGATAGGACAGCGGAAAAAGGGGATTCAGACCCGCCAACTTGGAGTAGGAAAAAAAGCAAAGAGAACGGTGATGATAGAAAAAACGTTACAGGTTGTTTCTGTTCTTACTGTAATTGTAGAACTGGCAAGCGTAATAATTAATACAGGAGATAGTACATCAACAGCACTTCGACTGACGGGGCTTGGAATAGCAGCACTGGGAACCGTGACATTTATCACTGCTATGCTGACTATGCAGGATAGTTGGCGTGCAGGAATTCCCGAAAAGGATAGTACCAGCCTTGTTACCCGCGGAATCTATCGCATAAGCAGAAATCCGGTATTTCTAGGGTTTGACTTGATATATATTGGAATAGGCATCTCATTTTTCAATATTATATTACTTGTGGTAAGTATAGTGGGAATTGTGATGATGCACCTGCAAATTTTAGAGGAAGAGAAGTTTTTGGTTGAAGCGTTTGGAACAGGGTATGAAGAGTACAGGAAACAAGTCGGAAGATATTTTATCTGGATATAG
- a CDS encoding class I SAM-dependent methyltransferase, giving the protein MTGNALYARIAKVYDLLDMTYFRKEESSPRIAVSRQIEDGDRVLDICTGTATTAIKVAKERKKAAIAGIDRSKEMLQIARKKIESEQIKNIKLYQMDATKLKIPDKSFDKVLISLVLHEVEEKLAENIILEVRRVLKDNGRLIVTEWNKPEKLIQRLLFFPISIVEPKPYRSFIKKDMKAYFRKYGLEMEHMIMCDYTKVMVLRKIK; this is encoded by the coding sequence ATGACTGGAAATGCATTATATGCACGAATTGCAAAAGTATATGACCTTTTAGATATGACCTATTTTCGTAAAGAGGAAAGTAGTCCAAGAATTGCTGTATCACGTCAGATAGAGGATGGGGACCGAGTTCTTGATATCTGTACCGGAACAGCTACAACAGCCATTAAGGTTGCAAAGGAGAGAAAAAAGGCGGCTATAGCCGGCATAGACCGTTCCAAAGAAATGCTTCAAATTGCCAGGAAAAAAATAGAGTCAGAGCAGATAAAAAATATAAAATTGTATCAAATGGATGCCACCAAGTTGAAAATCCCGGACAAAAGCTTTGACAAAGTTCTGATTTCACTGGTGTTGCATGAGGTAGAAGAAAAACTTGCAGAGAATATCATACTAGAGGTAAGAAGGGTTTTGAAGGATAACGGAAGGCTGATAGTGACAGAATGGAACAAACCTGAAAAACTCATCCAGAGACTATTATTTTTTCCGATTTCCATTGTAGAACCGAAACCATATCGAAGCTTTATAAAGAAAGATATGAAAGCATATTTTAGAAAATACGGTCTGGAAATGGAACATATGATTATGTGTGATTATACAAAGGTTATGGTGTTAAGAAAAATAAAGTAG
- the ndk gene encoding nucleoside-diphosphate kinase has product MVEKTLALVKPDGVEANHVGEILDMYEKAGLKIVALKMIKVNKEFARQHYIDLKDKPFYQELVDFISRSPLVAMILEGEDAVNTVRGVNGATDPSEAAEGTVRYKYGHGKTDNTVHGSDSVEHAKREISMWFPEFLDSYLDD; this is encoded by the coding sequence ATGGTAGAAAAGACATTAGCACTGGTAAAACCAGACGGGGTAGAAGCAAATCATGTAGGAGAAATCCTTGATATGTATGAAAAGGCTGGACTTAAAATTGTTGCACTTAAAATGATTAAGGTGAATAAAGAATTCGCACGTCAGCACTATATCGATTTAAAAGACAAGCCTTTTTATCAGGAATTGGTTGACTTTATTTCCAGAAGTCCTCTGGTTGCCATGATTTTAGAGGGAGAAGATGCCGTAAATACCGTCAGAGGGGTAAATGGTGCCACAGATCCTTCCGAAGCAGCTGAAGGAACCGTCCGTTATAAATACGGACATGGAAAAACCGACAACACGGTACATGGCTCTGACTCTGTAGAGCATGCAAAACGTGAAATCTCTATGTGGTTTCCTGAATTCTTGGATTCTTATTTGGATGATTAA
- a CDS encoding glycosyl hydrolase family 18 protein yields MVIYTVRPGDTLDSIADRYNISANDIAYDNQIPYPYALAIGASLLLADASYTLTSEDILVSDSGRSAYSGGYAYPFISRWVLEQTLPYLTDLFIFSYGFTTEGELIPPTLDDTFMITLAKNYGVAPILTLTPLGPDGMFSNALITQVINNETAKARLIAELVDQVTEREFEGVDVDFEYILAEDRIPFATFVSEVRAAINTLGYPVSVALAPKTSDTQAGVLYEGKDYALLGEAADYVLLMTYEWGYTYGPPMAVAPLNKVREVVEYALTKIPAEKINLGIPNYGYDWTLPFVRGTSKAQSIGNIEAVQIAIAQGVEIQFDTVAQSPFFTYIQDGLTHEVWFEDVRSIHGKFGLVQEYKLRGMSYWQIMRLFRANWLLQEGEFSE; encoded by the coding sequence ATGGTCATTTATACGGTTCGTCCCGGAGATACACTTGATAGCATTGCTGACCGTTATAACATTTCTGCAAATGATATCGCCTATGACAATCAGATTCCATATCCCTATGCCCTTGCAATCGGTGCTTCTTTGTTACTGGCGGATGCCTCTTATACACTGACTTCTGAGGATATTCTGGTATCAGACTCTGGTCGCTCTGCTTATTCCGGCGGATATGCCTATCCCTTTATCAGTCGTTGGGTATTGGAACAAACACTACCTTATCTAACGGACCTTTTTATTTTTTCTTATGGATTTACAACGGAAGGTGAGTTAATTCCTCCAACGCTAGATGACACCTTTATGATTACTCTTGCAAAAAACTACGGTGTAGCGCCTATTCTGACACTAACACCATTAGGTCCGGATGGCATGTTCAGCAACGCTCTCATTACACAGGTAATCAATAATGAAACCGCAAAGGCAAGACTAATTGCTGAATTGGTAGACCAAGTAACAGAACGGGAATTTGAAGGCGTGGATGTTGACTTTGAATACATTCTTGCAGAAGACCGAATTCCCTTTGCAACCTTTGTATCCGAAGTACGAGCTGCCATCAATACACTGGGCTATCCTGTATCTGTAGCACTTGCTCCCAAAACTTCAGATACACAAGCCGGCGTACTCTACGAAGGAAAAGACTATGCACTATTAGGAGAAGCTGCGGACTATGTGCTACTCATGACTTATGAATGGGGATATACTTATGGACCGCCCATGGCTGTTGCCCCACTGAACAAGGTACGGGAGGTAGTGGAATACGCCTTAACAAAAATTCCTGCTGAAAAAATCAATCTGGGAATTCCAAACTACGGTTATGACTGGACACTTCCCTTTGTCCGTGGCACTTCCAAGGCTCAAAGCATCGGTAATATAGAAGCTGTACAGATTGCCATTGCACAAGGTGTGGAAATTCAATTTGACACGGTTGCCCAATCCCCCTTTTTTACCTATATTCAAGACGGGCTAACTCACGAAGTATGGTTTGAAGATGTGCGCAGTATTCATGGCAAATTTGGATTGGTACAGGAATATAAATTAAGAGGGATGAGTTATTGGCAAATTATGCGACTGTTTCGTGCAAACTGGCTATTGCAAGAAGGAGAATTTTCCGAATAA
- a CDS encoding cation-translocating P-type ATPase: protein MTEPRKNNEENIRGRNVLEDEQHKSIVTCFLEQLNDPLIFILFVAAAISMLLKEFSDMMIILAVILVNAVIGVIQEGKAQKALEALKEMTSPRAVVKRAGHIQEIAAADLIPGDIVCLEAGRQVPADLQLTSAVNLKIEEAALTGESLPVLKDIQKDNKAYMSTNVTYGRGEGVVTAIGMDTEIGKIARMIQNAPVETTPLQKRLADLGKVLSGVSVFLCVLLFLIAVLQKRDIMEMLITAISLAVAAVPEGLPAIVTMVLALSVSRMVRVNTIVKRLPSVETLGCVSVVCSDKTGTLTQNRMTVTRCYTDGRVCETNALHSAQDKDFLYGFTLCNDASLLEGSRIGDPTELALLDMGAAFGIVREELEQRMPRKNEISFDSARKMMSTLHQEGGKYLSYTKGSPDEVLERCSYIRINGKDLPMSRVHREKIQKTLKEFTGDALRVLALGMRTGVSGLKEEELIFIGMAGMADPVRPEAGKAVEEFRHAGVRTIMITGDRSDTAFAIAKELGIAEKPEQCMTGEELQKLGKSTLQKRLPNVRVFAHVSPEHKVRIVSALKEQGEIVAMTGDGVNDAPSLKAADVGIAMGMAGTDVAKNAADIVLTDDNFATITKAIAQGRSIYENIKKSVLFLLSSNFGEIITMLAAVAMGLAAPLKPSHILWINLITDSLPALALGVDEEDSRNYMNRPPRGKSESLFAGGGLSCTVFYGALIAMISTVAFLHLPIQIMLSQNMEFSLANLRLLFLNQEMLSRCQTYAFTVLGMSQLFHAIGMRDVERSLFTINHLKNKLMIAAFAIGIGLQLLVTEIPYFVTAFGTCALSGNEWIKLLVLAAMPLLAHELLIVFSGNGSKKLQESQEY from the coding sequence ATGACAGAACCAAGAAAAAACAACGAGGAAAATATACGGGGAAGGAATGTGTTAGAGGATGAACAGCATAAGTCTATCGTTACCTGCTTTTTAGAACAGCTGAATGATCCTCTTATTTTCATATTGTTTGTGGCAGCAGCCATTTCTATGCTGCTAAAAGAATTTAGTGATATGATGATTATTTTAGCAGTGATTCTGGTAAACGCTGTCATCGGAGTAATTCAGGAAGGAAAAGCCCAGAAGGCGTTAGAAGCGTTAAAAGAAATGACCAGTCCAAGAGCAGTTGTGAAAAGGGCGGGGCATATCCAAGAGATAGCAGCAGCAGATTTAATACCGGGAGATATTGTATGTCTGGAAGCAGGGCGACAAGTACCGGCGGATTTACAGTTGACTTCAGCAGTGAACTTAAAAATCGAAGAAGCGGCACTTACCGGAGAATCTCTTCCGGTGCTTAAGGATATTCAAAAAGATAACAAGGCGTATATGTCCACCAATGTTACATATGGCAGAGGTGAGGGCGTAGTAACGGCAATCGGTATGGATACGGAGATAGGAAAGATTGCACGAATGATTCAGAATGCGCCTGTGGAAACCACACCTTTGCAGAAACGTCTGGCAGACCTTGGAAAAGTATTAAGTGGTGTTTCTGTATTCCTATGTGTTTTACTATTTTTGATTGCGGTATTACAGAAACGTGACATTATGGAAATGCTGATTACGGCTATTTCTCTTGCAGTGGCAGCAGTACCGGAGGGGCTTCCGGCGATTGTCACCATGGTATTGGCGTTAAGTGTATCAAGAATGGTAAGGGTAAATACCATTGTAAAACGTTTGCCAAGCGTAGAGACACTTGGTTGCGTCAGTGTTGTGTGTTCCGATAAGACCGGAACGCTAACCCAGAACCGTATGACGGTAACACGGTGTTATACCGATGGAAGAGTCTGTGAGACTAATGCATTACATAGTGCGCAGGATAAGGATTTTTTGTATGGATTTACTTTGTGTAATGATGCCTCTTTGTTGGAAGGAAGTCGTATTGGAGACCCGACAGAACTGGCATTGCTGGATATGGGAGCCGCCTTTGGGATTGTGCGTGAAGAACTGGAACAGCGGATGCCAAGAAAAAATGAAATATCCTTTGATTCTGCACGAAAAATGATGTCGACCCTTCATCAAGAGGGTGGAAAGTACCTTTCTTATACGAAAGGGTCCCCAGATGAAGTTTTAGAGCGGTGCAGTTACATTCGAATCAATGGAAAAGACCTGCCTATGAGCCGAGTGCATCGGGAAAAAATACAAAAGACTTTAAAAGAATTTACAGGGGATGCTTTGCGTGTGCTGGCATTAGGTATGCGTACCGGAGTAAGCGGATTAAAGGAAGAAGAACTGATTTTTATTGGCATGGCAGGTATGGCAGATCCGGTTCGCCCGGAAGCAGGAAAGGCAGTAGAAGAATTTCGCCATGCAGGGGTCAGAACAATTATGATTACGGGAGACCGTAGTGATACTGCCTTTGCCATCGCAAAAGAGCTTGGCATTGCAGAAAAACCGGAGCAATGCATGACCGGAGAGGAACTTCAGAAATTGGGTAAGTCTACATTGCAAAAAAGGCTGCCCAATGTGCGGGTTTTTGCTCATGTGTCACCAGAGCATAAAGTACGAATTGTTTCTGCCTTGAAAGAACAGGGGGAAATTGTTGCCATGACAGGAGATGGGGTTAATGATGCCCCATCCCTTAAGGCGGCAGATGTGGGAATAGCCATGGGAATGGCTGGAACGGATGTAGCAAAAAATGCAGCAGATATTGTGCTGACGGATGACAATTTTGCTACCATTACCAAAGCCATTGCCCAGGGAAGAAGTATCTATGAAAACATTAAAAAGTCTGTATTGTTTTTGTTGTCTTCTAATTTTGGAGAAATCATAACCATGCTTGCGGCAGTAGCAATGGGATTGGCGGCCCCTCTAAAACCAAGCCATATTCTGTGGATTAATCTGATTACAGATTCTCTTCCTGCATTGGCATTAGGGGTAGATGAAGAGGATAGTAGAAATTATATGAATCGACCACCTCGTGGAAAATCGGAAAGCCTGTTTGCAGGTGGGGGATTAAGTTGTACTGTTTTCTATGGGGCATTGATTGCGATGATCAGTACGGTAGCATTTCTACACTTGCCAATACAAATTATGCTTTCGCAGAATATGGAGTTTAGTCTGGCAAATTTAAGACTTTTGTTTTTGAATCAGGAAATGTTAAGCAGATGCCAGACTTATGCCTTTACGGTACTTGGAATGTCACAGTTGTTTCATGCCATTGGAATGCGGGATGTGGAGCGTTCCCTGTTTACGATTAATCACTTGAAAAACAAGCTGATGATAGCAGCTTTTGCTATTGGAATCGGATTGCAACTGCTGGTAACAGAAATTCCTTATTTTGTAACGGCTTTTGGTACCTGTGCTCTATCAGGAAATGAATGGATAAAGCTTCTTGTATTAGCAGCAATGCCGCTTTTGGCCCATGAGTTGCTGATTGTTTTTTCAGGGAATGGCTCAAAAAAGCTTCAAGAAAGCCAGGAATATTAA
- a CDS encoding manganese efflux pump — protein MLEFILEIFLLVTALSIDAFAAGFAYGVSRTRIPFSSLSILASISSLILAFSLLTGNLLTGLLTPSQTCHISFLVLLLLGIAKLFDRSCCDQADKADKDRDKLLSPVEAVSLGFALSIDSAAAGIGAALPPSCIPAAIAASFFMGILAILCGSFLGKKLSCHVQKNLCWVSGALLIFLAFLKLF, from the coding sequence ATGTTAGAATTTATTTTAGAAATTTTCCTGCTGGTAACAGCTTTATCTATAGATGCTTTTGCCGCCGGTTTCGCCTATGGCGTCAGCCGTACCCGAATTCCGTTTTCCTCCCTTAGTATTCTCGCTTCTATCTCCAGCCTTATCCTTGCCTTTTCCTTGTTAACAGGAAATCTCTTAACCGGACTTCTTACGCCAAGTCAAACCTGCCATATCAGTTTTCTTGTGCTACTCCTACTGGGAATAGCAAAACTTTTTGACCGTTCCTGTTGCGACCAGGCGGACAAAGCAGACAAAGACCGAGATAAACTGCTCTCCCCGGTAGAGGCTGTTTCTCTCGGTTTCGCCCTTTCTATCGACAGTGCAGCTGCCGGAATTGGTGCTGCCTTACCCCCTTCCTGCATTCCAGCCGCCATTGCCGCTTCTTTTTTTATGGGAATTCTTGCCATTCTTTGTGGTAGTTTTCTTGGTAAAAAGCTCTCCTGCCATGTGCAGAAAAATCTCTGCTGGGTCAGTGGTGCACTTTTAATATTCCTGGCTTTCTTGAAGCTTTTTTGA